A single genomic interval of Nostoc commune NIES-4072 harbors:
- a CDS encoding alpha-amylase family glycosyl hydrolase — MVQTPPSQFSPDQYKVDSAQEKVEALIETPTTDTEIDLEFLYTRDIEFRQETIYFLVVDRFYDGDPDNSEGANSELYDPTRQDWGKYWGGDLQGVIDKLDYLKNMGVTAIWLTPLFEQVEELFVGNAALHGYWTKDFKRINPRYIADGENPSLNATQEEKNTTFDRLVTELHKRNMKLVLDIVCNHSSPDTSGSKGELYDDGVKIADFNDDVNNWYHHYGEVQNWEDDWQVQNCELSGLATFNENNTEYRQYIKSAIKQWLDRGVDALRVDTVKHMPIWFWQEFTGDMTNHKPDVFIFGEWIYSNPTDDRSVEFVNHSGMTLLDFGLCVAIRAALGQGSENGFHTIQYIFDQDYRYNGATELVTFIDNHDMSRFQSLNPDPAMLKVAIALIMTCRGIPCIYYGTEQYLHDDTDGGNDPYNRPMMENWDTESEIYRCIRLLSGLRRLNPAVSMGSHWQKYLTADIYCYVRRYRDSVCFVALNRGGEVTLSEVETELPDGEHTCVVTRNKYEVKDGKIYDLVLEERGVLVFSHVGERIKAQTIVRVQLNGVDTQPGETIVVTGDCPELGNWDISKAYPLEYINQNTWSAEIPFDESTGKLIAYKYAMWREGRSPLRENLVNRRWVIAKEGTVKWRDTWASGRES, encoded by the coding sequence ATGGTACAAACTCCTCCATCTCAGTTTTCACCAGATCAATATAAAGTTGATTCTGCACAAGAAAAAGTAGAAGCTCTTATAGAAACACCAACAACAGACACTGAGATTGACTTAGAGTTTCTTTATACTAGAGATATTGAATTTCGTCAGGAAACCATTTACTTTCTTGTGGTCGATCGCTTTTATGATGGCGATCCAGATAACAGCGAAGGTGCAAACTCAGAACTGTATGATCCAACTAGACAAGATTGGGGCAAGTACTGGGGTGGTGACTTGCAAGGTGTTATTGATAAATTAGATTATCTCAAAAATATGGGGGTGACAGCCATTTGGTTAACTCCACTGTTTGAGCAGGTTGAAGAGTTATTTGTTGGAAATGCAGCCCTACACGGCTATTGGACAAAAGACTTTAAACGGATTAATCCTCGCTACATTGCTGATGGCGAAAATCCTTCTTTAAACGCTACGCAAGAAGAAAAAAATACCACCTTTGATCGGTTAGTTACAGAACTGCACAAGCGGAATATGAAGCTGGTGCTAGATATTGTCTGCAACCATAGCAGCCCTGACACTAGCGGTAGCAAAGGTGAATTGTATGATGATGGCGTTAAAATTGCTGATTTCAATGATGATGTCAATAATTGGTATCACCACTACGGCGAAGTGCAAAACTGGGAAGACGATTGGCAAGTACAGAACTGTGAACTATCTGGTCTAGCAACCTTCAATGAAAACAATACTGAATATCGTCAGTATATTAAATCAGCCATTAAACAATGGCTAGACCGGGGTGTAGATGCACTACGGGTGGATACTGTCAAGCACATGCCTATCTGGTTTTGGCAAGAGTTCACTGGTGATATGACCAATCACAAACCAGATGTATTCATTTTTGGTGAATGGATTTACAGTAATCCTACTGACGATCGCTCGGTGGAATTTGTTAATCACTCAGGCATGACACTGCTAGACTTTGGGTTGTGCGTGGCAATTCGAGCCGCACTAGGGCAAGGTTCAGAAAATGGATTTCACACAATTCAATACATTTTTGACCAAGATTATCGCTACAACGGGGCTACAGAGTTAGTTACCTTCATCGATAATCATGATATGTCTCGCTTCCAATCGCTGAACCCCGATCCGGCGATGCTTAAGGTTGCGATCGCCTTAATTATGACCTGTCGCGGTATTCCCTGCATCTATTACGGTACAGAACAATATCTGCATGACGACACCGATGGCGGTAACGATCCCTATAACCGCCCAATGATGGAAAATTGGGATACTGAGAGTGAAATTTATCGTTGCATCAGGTTACTATCTGGCTTACGGCGACTGAATCCAGCCGTATCAATGGGTAGCCACTGGCAAAAATACTTAACAGCAGATATTTACTGTTATGTACGCCGCTATCGTGACTCTGTGTGTTTTGTCGCTTTAAACCGGGGAGGAGAAGTTACTCTATCAGAAGTAGAAACAGAATTACCCGATGGAGAACATACTTGCGTGGTGACTCGCAACAAGTATGAGGTAAAAGACGGCAAGATTTATGACTTAGTACTAGAAGAACGCGGAGTGCTTGTTTTCAGCCACGTTGGCGAACGAATCAAAGCACAAACAATTGTCCGTGTGCAACTCAATGGTGTGGATACCCAACCCGGCGAAACCATTGTGGTGACAGGAGATTGCCCAGAGTTGGGTAACTGGGATATCAGCAAAGCATATCCTTTAGAGTACATCAACCAAAATACTTGGTCTGCTGAAATTCCCTTTGATGAAAGTACTGGTAAGTTAATTGCTTATAAGTATGCCATGTGGCGGGAAGGGCGATCGCCTCTGCGCGAAAATCTCGTAAATCGTCGCTGGGTGATTGCCAAAGAAGGCACTGTAAAATGGCGTGATACCTGGGCATCGGGAAGAGAATCGTAG
- a CDS encoding class I SAM-dependent methyltransferase codes for MNKWYKEDLAFIHDDGFRDFALKSAPGILEILAQNKIHDGLVVDLGCGSGLWAKELSKANYHVLGVDISESMINMARTRVPDAEFRIDSLFKTDIPPCNAVTSIGECLSYLFDLDNDRQILVQLFHRIYNALTPGGVFIFDIATTGQVAQGTTSKGFTEGDDWVVLVEKQEDHEQITLTRRIISFRKVGEHYRRADEVHYLRLYETTTVESELQRVGFEVETTHSYGKYLLSKGHVAFIARKLYE; via the coding sequence ATGAATAAGTGGTACAAAGAAGACCTGGCATTTATTCATGATGACGGTTTCCGTGACTTCGCTCTCAAATCCGCTCCCGGGATCTTAGAAATCTTGGCTCAAAACAAAATACATGATGGACTAGTAGTAGACTTGGGTTGCGGTAGCGGTTTATGGGCAAAAGAACTTAGCAAGGCTAATTATCATGTTCTCGGAGTTGATATTTCTGAGTCGATGATTAATATGGCACGAACAAGAGTGCCGGATGCTGAATTTCGGATCGATTCACTATTCAAAACAGATATTCCACCGTGCAATGCTGTCACATCGATTGGTGAATGCCTCAGCTACCTGTTTGATTTAGACAACGATCGCCAAATTCTTGTTCAACTGTTCCACCGCATATATAATGCCTTAACTCCTGGGGGTGTATTCATCTTCGACATTGCAACAACAGGACAAGTCGCACAGGGAACCACAAGTAAAGGGTTTACCGAAGGAGATGACTGGGTAGTACTCGTTGAAAAGCAGGAGGATCACGAGCAAATAACTTTGACTCGTCGAATTATCAGTTTCCGCAAGGTAGGGGAACACTATAGACGAGCTGACGAAGTACACTACTTGCGGTTATACGAAACGACAACTGTTGAAAGTGAACTCCAGCGCGTGGGTTTTGAAGTTGAAACAACCCATAGTTATGGTAAATACCTACTGTCAAAAGGTCATGTAGCATTTATTGCACGCAAATTATATGAATAA
- the ppsA gene encoding phosphoenolpyruvate synthase, with protein sequence MTTVSKSTLSPSSQERSLILWFDEVGIDDIPVVGGKNASLGEMIQQLTPKGINVPTGFATTAYAYRYFIKSAGLEAKLRKLFADLDVEDVKNLRERGKKARSLLIHTPFPVELREAIAKAYQSLCEQYNAETDVAVRSSATAEDLPDASFAGQQETYLNVVGAEGVLAACHKCFASIFTDRAISYRHTKGFDHFSIALAVGVQKMVRSDLATSGVMFSIDTETGFKDAALITAAYGLGENVVQGSVNPDEYYVFKPTLKAGFRPIIDKKLGSKELKMIYDDGSKFTKNVSVPPRERGKFALNDEEILQLANWACLIEDHYSQVHGISTPMDIEWAKDGITNQLFIVQARPETVQSQKTGNILRSYRLLLGNREWGIGNGEKSSQSPLPDSQSLIPVVTGRAIGEAISQGKARLILDVQKLEQFQVGEVLVTERTDPDWEPIMKRASAIVTNSGGRTCFDGETKILTNKGFMTLRQIYEQGYEGLLTLSLNTQTNKIEWQPILDSMKRQSKMISVSVSQTGRITDNYLRLTPDHKMINIRGGEYLKTEIQDMLAAQEMVVIAENIPQLGVPEKENIKMAYLLGGILTDGSIYRSRTHGEVQFIQKDTLPKQQFIAAMQECMNTVYDKPFVAHLKKASSGSIRGQLVVGQATAYRLYSKKIAYDLHEKEQSIVSMLLNNSVEFAYNFLAGVIDGDGCYFNNRIHIYASEELLLQAIIVACLKIGTVPQVTKNRGIHNIQLVEKLAEILQFTNRVKGKVSDRVIQTRFFATKQLFDDNATGQIKLRRDNNFLISDKQLHKIGKFNRLLAGDIRMHRVVAVDEKIHDDVFNITVAEHHNYVVFTSKYTPVIVCNCHAAIIARELGVPAIVGCGNATEILKPGQEVTISCAEGEEGKVYAGLLPFEVEEVPLENLPRTRTQLLMNVGNPQEALSLSAIPNDGVGLARTEFIIANQIQIHPMALIHYDLLKDEFAKAKIAEITALYDDKPQYFVDRLAQGIGRIAAAFYPKPVIVRMSDFKSNEYANLLGGRQFEPHEENPMLGWRGAARYYDEGYREAFALECDAIKRVREEMGLTNVIPMIPFCRTPDEGRLVLAEMAKNGLKQGVNGLQVYVMCELPSNVILAEEFAEVFDGFSIGSNDLTQLTLGIDRDSALVARLFDERSPAVKRMVKMVIETAKKCDRKIGICGQAPSDYPEFAQFLVEQGIDSISLNPDSVLKTMLEVAKVEDINL encoded by the coding sequence ATGACTACAGTATCTAAAAGCACATTATCTCCATCTTCTCAAGAGCGATCGCTCATCTTGTGGTTTGATGAAGTTGGTATTGATGATATCCCCGTAGTTGGTGGTAAAAATGCCTCACTGGGCGAAATGATTCAACAGCTAACGCCTAAAGGTATTAACGTTCCCACAGGATTTGCCACTACTGCTTATGCTTATCGTTATTTCATCAAATCAGCAGGGTTAGAAGCAAAACTACGCAAACTCTTTGCTGACTTAGATGTTGAAGATGTCAAAAATTTACGAGAACGGGGGAAAAAAGCGCGATCGCTCTTAATCCACACCCCATTTCCTGTAGAATTGCGAGAGGCGATCGCTAAAGCTTACCAAAGTCTTTGTGAACAATACAACGCAGAGACAGATGTTGCAGTCCGTTCTAGTGCCACCGCCGAAGACCTTCCAGATGCTAGTTTTGCTGGACAGCAGGAAACTTACCTCAACGTTGTCGGTGCTGAAGGAGTTTTAGCAGCTTGTCACAAGTGCTTTGCTTCCATATTTACCGATCGCGCCATTTCTTATCGTCACACCAAAGGATTTGATCACTTTAGCATTGCTCTAGCTGTGGGTGTGCAAAAAATGGTGCGTTCAGACTTAGCAACCTCTGGGGTGATGTTCTCAATTGATACAGAAACCGGATTTAAGGATGCAGCATTAATTACAGCCGCCTACGGTTTAGGCGAAAACGTTGTCCAGGGGTCTGTGAACCCTGATGAATATTATGTTTTTAAACCAACTTTAAAAGCTGGTTTCCGCCCAATTATTGATAAAAAATTGGGTAGTAAAGAACTAAAAATGATTTATGATGACGGCTCTAAATTTACGAAAAATGTCTCTGTTCCACCCAGAGAAAGAGGCAAATTCGCCCTGAATGATGAAGAGATTTTACAACTAGCGAATTGGGCATGTTTAATAGAAGACCATTATTCCCAAGTCCACGGCATTTCCACTCCAATGGATATCGAGTGGGCAAAAGATGGAATTACAAATCAACTTTTTATTGTGCAAGCGCGTCCCGAAACCGTGCAGTCGCAGAAGACGGGAAATATATTGCGGAGTTATCGGTTGTTATTGGGGAATAGGGAATGGGGAATAGGGAATGGGGAAAAATCTTCTCAATCTCCACTTCCTGATTCCCAATCTCTAATTCCCGTTGTTACGGGACGGGCGATTGGGGAAGCGATTAGTCAAGGAAAAGCACGGCTAATTTTAGATGTTCAGAAACTCGAACAGTTCCAAGTTGGGGAAGTTTTGGTAACAGAGAGAACTGATCCCGATTGGGAACCAATTATGAAACGCGCCAGTGCAATTGTTACTAACTCTGGTGGTAGAACATGCTTTGATGGCGAAACCAAAATATTAACCAATAAAGGGTTTATGACCTTGCGTCAGATTTATGAGCAAGGTTATGAAGGTTTGCTAACTCTATCATTAAATACCCAGACAAACAAAATAGAGTGGCAACCAATTCTTGATTCCATGAAAAGACAATCAAAAATGATTAGCGTCAGCGTCTCTCAAACAGGTAGAATTACTGACAACTACTTACGCTTAACACCAGATCACAAAATGATTAATATCAGAGGTGGCGAATATCTAAAAACTGAAATTCAAGATATGCTTGCAGCCCAAGAAATGGTGGTAATAGCAGAGAATATTCCGCAGTTGGGTGTACCCGAAAAAGAGAATATCAAGATGGCTTATTTATTAGGGGGTATACTCACAGATGGTTCTATTTATAGAAGCCGTACTCATGGAGAGGTACAGTTTATCCAAAAGGATACTTTGCCGAAGCAGCAATTTATAGCAGCTATGCAGGAATGCATGAATACAGTTTATGATAAACCATTTGTTGCTCATCTCAAAAAAGCATCTTCTGGCTCAATAAGAGGTCAATTAGTAGTAGGTCAAGCAACAGCTTATAGACTCTACTCTAAAAAAATAGCCTATGATTTGCATGAAAAAGAGCAAAGTATTGTGAGTATGTTGCTCAATAACTCTGTGGAATTTGCTTATAATTTTCTGGCAGGTGTGATTGATGGAGATGGTTGTTACTTTAATAATCGCATTCATATATATGCGTCAGAAGAACTGCTATTACAAGCTATAATTGTGGCTTGTTTAAAAATAGGGACTGTTCCTCAAGTGACCAAAAATCGAGGAATACATAATATACAATTGGTTGAGAAATTAGCAGAGATATTGCAATTTACCAACAGGGTTAAAGGGAAAGTTAGCGATAGAGTAATACAAACACGCTTCTTTGCTACCAAACAACTATTTGATGACAATGCCACAGGACAGATAAAACTCAGAAGAGATAATAATTTTCTGATTTCTGACAAACAACTACATAAAATTGGCAAATTCAATCGCCTACTTGCAGGCGATATTCGGATGCATCGGGTGGTTGCAGTTGATGAAAAGATTCATGATGATGTGTTCAATATTACAGTTGCCGAACATCATAACTATGTTGTATTCACCAGCAAATATACACCAGTAATTGTCTGTAATTGCCATGCAGCGATCATTGCGCGAGAATTGGGTGTACCTGCGATCGTGGGATGCGGCAATGCTACAGAAATTTTAAAACCTGGTCAAGAGGTAACAATTTCTTGCGCTGAAGGGGAAGAGGGAAAAGTTTATGCAGGCTTATTACCTTTTGAAGTGGAAGAAGTTCCTTTAGAGAACTTACCCCGCACTCGCACTCAACTTTTAATGAATGTGGGTAATCCTCAAGAAGCATTGAGTTTATCAGCAATTCCCAACGATGGCGTAGGTTTAGCACGGACAGAATTTATCATCGCTAACCAAATTCAAATTCATCCAATGGCATTGATTCACTATGATTTGTTAAAAGATGAATTTGCCAAAGCGAAAATTGCTGAAATTACTGCACTTTACGACGATAAACCCCAGTATTTTGTAGATAGATTAGCCCAAGGCATTGGTAGAATTGCGGCGGCATTTTATCCCAAACCAGTAATTGTGCGAATGTCAGATTTCAAAAGTAATGAATATGCCAATTTGTTAGGTGGGCGACAGTTTGAACCCCACGAAGAAAACCCAATGCTCGGTTGGCGGGGGGCAGCGCGTTACTATGATGAAGGCTACAGAGAAGCTTTTGCCCTAGAATGTGATGCTATCAAACGGGTACGAGAAGAAATGGGTTTGACAAATGTTATCCCGATGATTCCATTTTGTCGTACTCCCGATGAAGGGCGGTTGGTTTTAGCAGAGATGGCAAAAAATGGTTTAAAGCAGGGTGTTAACGGCTTGCAGGTTTATGTGATGTGCGAGTTGCCTAGTAACGTTATTCTGGCTGAGGAATTTGCTGAGGTATTTGATGGCTT